One genomic region from Haloarcula sp. DT43 encodes:
- the bioB gene encoding biotin synthase BioB — protein sequence MVYETGNRTVDDAVARVLDGERLDRRDGLALIAQPVDDLAAGADYVRTRLGDDTVDACSIVNAKAGNCAEDCGFCAQSVHFDTGIDNYGFLGPEKILEAAQRAERDGAQRFGIVVAEKGVSKENRPEEWDEVLEAIRLVRDETDVEVDASLGILTEEEAAILADEGLNHYNHNIETSPRYFPEVVQTHTFEKRVETLRVAKAAGMDLCAGVILGMGESPTDRVDAAMALQDIGISSLPVNILNPVAGTPMAERGLPDITTEEVVETIAVYRLLHPEARVRLTGGREVNLDTDGQVAALEAGADGILTGDYLTTEGQTAADDLEIVEAAGLEPNTEANDFDPEAVKERASDEAETETETAAGSAQSNAELKSDD from the coding sequence GTGGTTTACGAGACGGGCAACCGAACGGTAGACGACGCCGTCGCCCGCGTGCTGGACGGCGAGCGCCTCGACCGCCGGGACGGGCTGGCACTCATCGCACAGCCGGTCGACGACCTGGCGGCCGGGGCCGACTACGTCCGCACGCGACTGGGCGACGACACGGTCGACGCGTGTTCAATCGTAAACGCCAAAGCCGGCAACTGCGCGGAGGACTGTGGCTTCTGCGCCCAGTCGGTCCACTTCGACACCGGCATCGACAACTACGGCTTCCTCGGCCCGGAGAAGATACTGGAGGCCGCACAGCGGGCCGAGCGCGACGGCGCACAGCGGTTCGGTATCGTCGTCGCCGAGAAGGGCGTCTCGAAGGAGAACCGCCCCGAGGAGTGGGACGAAGTCCTCGAAGCCATCCGCCTCGTGCGCGACGAGACGGACGTAGAGGTCGACGCCAGCCTCGGCATCCTCACGGAGGAGGAGGCCGCCATCCTGGCAGACGAGGGGCTCAACCACTACAATCACAACATCGAGACCTCGCCGCGGTACTTCCCGGAGGTGGTCCAGACCCACACCTTCGAGAAGCGGGTCGAGACGCTCCGGGTAGCCAAGGCGGCCGGCATGGACCTCTGTGCCGGGGTCATCCTCGGCATGGGCGAGTCGCCGACCGACAGGGTCGACGCGGCGATGGCTCTGCAGGACATCGGCATCTCCTCGCTTCCGGTCAACATCCTGAATCCGGTGGCGGGGACACCGATGGCCGAACGCGGGCTTCCCGACATCACGACCGAGGAAGTCGTCGAGACCATCGCCGTCTATCGGCTCCTCCACCCGGAGGCCCGCGTGCGCCTGACAGGCGGGCGCGAGGTGAACCTCGACACGGACGGGCAGGTGGCCGCGCTGGAGGCCGGCGCGGACGGCATCCTCACCGGCGACTACCTCACGACGGAGGGCCAGACGGCGGCCGACGACCTCGAAATCGTCGAGGCGGCCGGACTGGAGCCCAACACCGAAGCCAACGACTTCGACCCCGAGGCGGTCAAGGAACGAGCGAGCGACGAGGCAGAGACCGAGACGGAGACAGCTGCCGGCTCGGCACAGAGCAACGCGGAACTCAAATCCGACGATTGA
- a CDS encoding aminotransferase class I/II-fold pyridoxal phosphate-dependent enzyme has protein sequence MTHGFDLERRLDQREDRDLRRHLEVAESVAPQTRFADDPKGGAPAFGDEMLVFASNNYLGLADDARVQRAAELGARTVGTGAGASRLVIGDTRVHRALERDLATCKGAERALVFSSGYAANVGTIDALAPDVVFSDELNHASIIDGCRIGASETVVYDHCDADDLRAEMERRAAGADESEQWLVVTDSVFSMDGDVAPLSAVCDAAREFGAWVMVDEAHATGLFGAGGGIVQREGLSDRVDVQLGTLSKALASQGGYVAGDEALVEYLLNAARSFVFSTGLSPPSAAAAREALRIARETDRADDLWDTVATLRDGLETMGYEVFGETHILPVVVGDRGDAIELADRLRDHGVVAPAIRPPTVPEGASRLRVAPMATHTADDIAQCLDAFRATGREVGVL, from the coding sequence ATGACGCACGGCTTCGACCTCGAACGGCGACTCGACCAGCGCGAGGACCGCGACCTCCGGCGGCATCTGGAGGTCGCCGAATCGGTCGCCCCACAGACCCGGTTCGCCGACGACCCGAAAGGCGGAGCTCCGGCCTTCGGCGACGAGATGCTGGTCTTCGCGTCGAACAACTATCTCGGACTGGCCGACGACGCCCGGGTCCAGCGAGCGGCTGAACTGGGCGCGCGGACCGTCGGCACCGGCGCGGGGGCCTCACGGCTAGTCATCGGCGACACGCGCGTCCACCGGGCGCTGGAGCGGGACCTCGCGACCTGCAAGGGGGCGGAGCGCGCGCTCGTTTTTTCCTCGGGCTACGCCGCGAACGTCGGGACCATCGACGCGCTGGCCCCGGACGTGGTCTTTTCCGACGAACTGAACCACGCCTCGATTATCGACGGCTGTCGCATCGGGGCGAGCGAGACGGTGGTGTACGACCACTGCGACGCCGACGACCTGCGGGCGGAGATGGAACGGCGGGCGGCCGGCGCGGACGAGAGCGAACAGTGGCTCGTGGTCACCGACTCGGTGTTCTCGATGGACGGCGACGTCGCGCCGCTGTCGGCCGTCTGTGACGCCGCCAGGGAGTTCGGCGCGTGGGTGATGGTCGACGAGGCCCACGCGACCGGGCTGTTCGGCGCGGGCGGCGGAATCGTCCAGCGCGAGGGGCTGAGCGACCGCGTCGACGTGCAACTGGGGACGCTCTCGAAGGCGCTGGCGAGCCAGGGCGGCTACGTCGCCGGCGACGAGGCGCTCGTGGAGTACCTGCTGAACGCCGCCCGGTCGTTCGTCTTCTCGACCGGGCTGTCCCCGCCCAGCGCCGCGGCGGCCCGCGAAGCGCTGCGCATCGCCCGCGAGACCGACCGCGCCGACGACCTCTGGGACACGGTGGCGACGCTCCGTGACGGTCTGGAGACGATGGGCTACGAGGTGTTCGGCGAGACGCACATCCTGCCGGTGGTCGTGGGCGACCGCGGGGACGCCATCGAACTGGCCGACCGATTGCGCGACCACGGCGTCGTCGCCCCGGCCATCAGGCCGCCGACGGTGCCGGAAGGGGCCTCACGTCTCCGGGTCGCGCCGATGGCGACCCACACCGCCGACGACATCGCGCAGTGTCTGGACGCCTTCCGGGCCACGGGCAGGGAGGTGGGCGTGCTGTGA
- a CDS encoding acyl-CoA dehydrogenase family protein: MDLSAEQRAIRDTVREFAVEDVRPSAADADREQSFPEDCWDGLADIGVTGLTTPTEYGGFDADETTYALVNEELAHGSLAVATALSVHCLATACIAQFGSEAVRDDWLPEMVDGRPVGAFALSEPQAGSNPRELSTTARRDGDGYVIDGEKQWITNGQRSGVVIVFAKTDPEDPDSITQFLVPKDAAGLTAGEKEDKLGLRASDTTPLQFDGVRVPERYRLTAEGEGLAAALSVLTTGRVAIAAQAVGLAQSALDEALDYAEEREQFDRPIGEFQAIRHKLADMATDVQAARLLTRDAAERLERGEQARAAASMAKYFASEAAVEAANEAVQIHGGYGYTTDYPVERLYRDAKVTTIYEGTSEIQRNIVARDLLE; this comes from the coding sequence ATGGACCTCTCCGCCGAGCAGCGCGCCATCCGCGACACCGTCCGTGAGTTCGCCGTCGAGGACGTCCGTCCAAGCGCCGCCGACGCAGACCGCGAGCAGTCCTTCCCCGAAGACTGCTGGGACGGCCTCGCGGACATCGGCGTCACCGGGCTGACGACACCCACCGAGTACGGCGGTTTCGACGCGGACGAGACGACCTACGCGCTCGTCAACGAGGAACTGGCCCACGGCTCGCTGGCGGTAGCGACGGCGCTGTCGGTCCACTGCCTGGCGACCGCCTGTATCGCGCAGTTCGGCTCCGAGGCGGTCCGGGACGACTGGCTCCCGGAGATGGTCGACGGCCGCCCGGTCGGCGCGTTCGCGCTCTCGGAGCCACAGGCTGGGTCGAACCCGCGGGAGCTGTCGACCACCGCCCGCCGCGACGGCGACGGGTACGTCATCGACGGCGAGAAGCAGTGGATAACCAACGGCCAGCGCTCCGGCGTCGTCATCGTCTTCGCGAAGACCGACCCCGAGGACCCCGACTCGATAACGCAGTTTCTCGTCCCGAAAGACGCCGCGGGGCTCACCGCCGGCGAGAAGGAGGACAAGCTCGGCCTCCGCGCGAGCGACACGACGCCGCTCCAGTTCGACGGCGTCCGGGTCCCCGAGCGCTACCGGCTGACGGCCGAGGGAGAGGGGCTGGCCGCGGCGCTGTCGGTCCTGACCACCGGCCGGGTCGCCATCGCCGCACAGGCTGTCGGTCTCGCCCAGTCGGCGCTCGACGAGGCCCTCGACTACGCCGAAGAGCGCGAGCAGTTCGACCGCCCCATCGGCGAGTTCCAGGCGATTCGGCACAAGCTCGCGGACATGGCGACGGACGTGCAGGCGGCGCGGCTGCTGACGCGGGACGCCGCCGAGCGGCTAGAGCGGGGGGAACAGGCGAGGGCGGCGGCGAGCATGGCGAAGTACTTCGCCAGCGAGGCGGCGGTCGAGGCGGCAAACGAGGCGGTTCAGATTCACGGCGGCTACGGGTACACGACCGACTACCCCGTCGAGCGACTCTACCGCGACGCGAAGGTGACGACCATCTACGAGGGGACCAGCGAGATACAGCGGAACATCGTCGCGCGGGACCTGCTGGAGTGA
- a CDS encoding DUF6789 family protein — protein MLNRAIVEGSALAVLALAVGLVWVRERRAARPESDGGYTTREEIEFEIGRVQSEVYRWLTTTDHRDIGLLYIFFGTAAGLWGGVDAMMLRTELLTPPADIWTPETYNALFTTHGLTMLIFFVLPVFFGIGNYVLPLLIGADDMAFPRVNAVGFWLLPPALILVRMGLLIQVLGQVLNLMLPAEAIRFFLTMREVSVGWTLYAPLSVQQPNPQIDLLLLGLHLSGIATTVGAINFITTVVYERGEGVTWANLDIFSWNMVVTSGIALFAFPLLGSALVMLLLDRNLGTAFFATEGGGAILWQHLFWFWGHPEVYILFLPATGLMSLILPKFVGRKLFGYQFIVYSTLGLGVLSFGVWAHHMFTTSADPRVKLSFMAVSIAIAVPSAIKVFNWITTMWEGDIRLTAPFILCAGGIGTFIVGGVTGVFLAVIPIDILYHGTYYVVGHFHLIVVGIIPFLMIAASYYWYPLITGRWYDTRLARFQSLLIVFGSFVTFMTLLVIGGLGLPRRQAIYPPEYQFAQQIATVGGYVIGLSALLWLYNMLVSYWRGTPVTTTDPWGLKATNQFTREWQWFERRMVEKYDVEPTEPETTRRSYAPEGEPTGLAGGVGTVAQTVSRNAWMAAAGGFVGTVLMSGGLGTAILIGVLDPVSFGEIAELVGLPASPALGAVLFLVGGTVTWPLLFLAFSEYLPGRLLFETGLVFATLISSGFAIAFYTGQSGLAFVGYLTFVVVSHWAYGIGLTVTFQYLKSDEALRNRGGSDG, from the coding sequence ATGCTGAACAGGGCTATCGTCGAGGGGTCCGCCCTGGCCGTGCTGGCGCTGGCAGTGGGTCTCGTGTGGGTCCGGGAGCGGCGGGCGGCCCGCCCGGAGAGCGACGGCGGGTACACGACGCGGGAGGAAATCGAGTTCGAAATCGGCCGGGTGCAGTCCGAGGTGTACCGCTGGCTGACGACGACGGACCACCGGGACATCGGGCTGTTGTACATCTTCTTCGGCACGGCCGCCGGCCTGTGGGGCGGCGTCGACGCGATGATGCTCCGGACGGAACTGCTGACGCCGCCGGCGGACATCTGGACGCCGGAGACCTACAACGCGCTGTTTACCACCCACGGCCTGACGATGCTGATATTCTTCGTCCTGCCGGTCTTCTTCGGCATCGGGAACTACGTCCTGCCGCTGCTCATCGGGGCCGACGACATGGCGTTCCCGCGGGTCAACGCCGTCGGGTTCTGGCTCCTGCCCCCGGCGCTCATCCTCGTCCGGATGGGGCTCCTGATTCAGGTGCTGGGACAGGTGCTGAACCTGATGCTCCCGGCGGAGGCCATCCGGTTTTTCCTCACGATGCGGGAGGTCAGCGTCGGCTGGACGCTGTACGCCCCGCTGTCGGTCCAGCAACCGAACCCACAGATTGACCTGCTGTTGCTCGGCCTGCACCTCTCCGGCATCGCCACGACGGTCGGGGCCATCAACTTCATCACGACGGTGGTGTACGAGCGCGGCGAGGGCGTCACCTGGGCAAACCTCGACATCTTCTCGTGGAACATGGTCGTGACGAGCGGCATCGCGCTGTTCGCGTTCCCGCTGCTGGGGAGCGCGCTCGTGATGCTCCTGCTCGACCGGAACCTCGGGACGGCCTTCTTCGCCACTGAGGGCGGCGGAGCCATCCTCTGGCAACACCTGTTCTGGTTCTGGGGCCATCCCGAAGTGTACATCCTCTTCCTCCCGGCGACGGGGCTGATGAGCCTCATCCTGCCGAAGTTCGTCGGCCGCAAACTGTTCGGCTACCAGTTCATCGTCTACTCGACGCTCGGGCTCGGCGTCCTCTCCTTTGGCGTCTGGGCTCACCACATGTTCACGACGAGCGCGGACCCGCGGGTCAAGCTCTCCTTCATGGCCGTCTCCATCGCCATCGCCGTCCCCAGCGCCATCAAGGTGTTCAACTGGATTACGACGATGTGGGAGGGAGACATCCGCCTGACCGCGCCCTTCATCCTCTGTGCCGGCGGCATCGGGACGTTCATCGTCGGGGGCGTCACCGGCGTGTTCCTCGCGGTCATCCCCATCGACATCCTCTACCACGGGACCTACTACGTCGTCGGCCACTTCCACCTCATCGTCGTCGGCATCATCCCGTTCCTGATGATTGCCGCGAGCTACTACTGGTACCCGCTCATCACCGGTCGGTGGTACGACACGCGGCTGGCGCGGTTCCAGTCCCTGCTCATCGTCTTCGGCTCGTTCGTGACGTTCATGACGCTGCTGGTCATCGGCGGGCTGGGACTGCCGCGGCGACAGGCCATCTACCCGCCGGAGTACCAGTTCGCCCAGCAGATTGCGACGGTGGGCGGCTACGTCATCGGGCTGAGCGCCCTGCTGTGGCTGTACAACATGCTCGTCTCGTACTGGCGGGGCACGCCCGTGACGACGACGGACCCGTGGGGCCTGAAGGCGACGAACCAGTTCACCCGCGAGTGGCAGTGGTTCGAGCGGCGGATGGTAGAGAAGTACGACGTGGAGCCGACAGAGCCCGAGACGACGCGGCGCTCCTACGCGCCGGAGGGGGAACCGACCGGACTCGCCGGCGGCGTCGGCACCGTCGCCCAGACCGTCTCGCGGAACGCCTGGATGGCCGCCGCGGGCGGGTTCGTCGGGACCGTCCTGATGTCCGGCGGCCTCGGCACCGCGATACTCATCGGCGTCCTCGACCCCGTCTCCTTCGGCGAAATCGCCGAACTGGTCGGGCTGCCCGCGAGCCCCGCCCTCGGCGCGGTCCTGTTCCTCGTCGGGGGCACTGTCACCTGGCCGCTGCTGTTCCTGGCGTTCTCGGAGTATCTCCCCGGCCGCCTGCTGTTCGAGACCGGGCTGGTGTTCGCCACGCTCATCTCAAGCGGGTTCGCCATCGCCTTCTACACCGGCCAGAGCGGGCTCGCGTTCGTCGGATACCTCACCTTCGTCGTCGTCTCCCACTGGGCGTACGGCATCGGGCTGACCGTAACCTTCCAGTACCTCAAGTCCGACGAGGCGCTCCGTAACCGCGGGGGCTCGGACGGATGA
- the bioD gene encoding dethiobiotin synthase, with the protein MSERPATERATGHVDEDGVFVVGTDTGVGKTVVTAGLTGWLRAAGTDAVAVKPCQTGYPPDDDAAYVETVCGTPGAAVCLERLSPPLAPEVAARESDAALSYETIRAGVADAVAERETAVVEGIGGLCVPLADGREVIDLVADVGLPALVVARSGLGTLNHTALTVRALRRRGVPVVGVVLNEYEGATTAERTNPAAIERMADCAVWPVPPLDTDSADSVVDGVRTHLPASVLRPAIER; encoded by the coding sequence GTGAGCGAGCGGCCGGCCACGGAGCGCGCGACCGGGCACGTCGACGAGGACGGCGTGTTCGTCGTCGGCACCGACACCGGCGTCGGCAAGACGGTCGTGACCGCCGGGCTGACGGGCTGGCTGCGGGCGGCGGGGACCGACGCGGTCGCGGTCAAGCCCTGCCAGACCGGGTATCCGCCGGACGACGACGCGGCCTACGTCGAAACAGTCTGTGGCACACCCGGTGCCGCGGTCTGTCTGGAGCGGCTCTCGCCGCCGCTGGCTCCCGAGGTGGCCGCGAGGGAATCCGACGCCGCGCTCTCCTACGAGACTATCCGGGCCGGCGTCGCCGACGCCGTCGCGGAACGCGAGACGGCGGTCGTCGAGGGCATCGGCGGGCTGTGTGTCCCGCTCGCGGACGGCCGGGAGGTTATCGACCTCGTCGCGGACGTCGGCCTCCCGGCGCTGGTCGTCGCCCGCTCGGGGCTGGGGACGCTCAACCACACGGCGCTGACGGTCCGGGCGCTCCGCCGACGAGGAGTTCCGGTCGTCGGCGTCGTCCTCAACGAGTACGAGGGCGCGACGACCGCCGAGCGGACGAACCCAGCCGCCATCGAGCGGATGGCCGACTGCGCCGTCTGGCCCGTCCCGCCGCTGGACACCGATTCGGCAGACAGCGTGGTCGACGGCGTCAGAACGCACCTCCCGGCGTCGGTCTTGCGGCCGGCTATCGAGCGGTAG
- a CDS encoding cytochrome c oxidase subunit 3, producing MAGSTESATERAGEDGHEHRSRWPLVAAVGAASLYLGVGLVFVGLDLVPTVVPIVLGGAGAIGLLAGLAGWANEAFVADYLQGRADSSADLYTTTMVLFLVSDVATFAAGFVYYAFIRTGSWPPAHLPPLLGSLVVVNTALLLASSVTLHYGHEALEDGNRERFLGLLGATLALGVVFLGGQVYEYYEFVAVEGFGIGSGSFGSAFYGLTGLHGLHVALGVLLLAIAFGRALRGHYAPERDTAIRTTSLYWHFVDLVWVFLVVVLYVGAAL from the coding sequence ATGGCCGGGTCGACGGAGTCGGCGACCGAACGCGCCGGCGAGGACGGGCACGAGCATCGGAGCCGATGGCCGCTGGTGGCTGCAGTCGGCGCTGCCTCGCTGTATCTGGGCGTCGGACTGGTGTTCGTCGGGCTCGACCTGGTTCCGACCGTCGTCCCGATTGTCCTCGGCGGTGCTGGTGCGATTGGCTTGCTGGCCGGGCTCGCCGGCTGGGCCAACGAGGCGTTCGTCGCGGACTACCTGCAGGGACGGGCGGACTCCAGCGCAGACCTGTACACCACGACGATGGTCCTGTTTCTCGTCTCCGACGTGGCGACGTTCGCCGCCGGCTTCGTCTACTATGCCTTCATCCGGACCGGGTCGTGGCCGCCGGCCCACCTCCCGCCGCTGCTCGGCTCGCTCGTGGTCGTCAACACGGCGCTATTGCTCGCCAGCAGCGTGACGCTCCACTACGGGCACGAGGCGCTCGAAGACGGGAACCGGGAGCGGTTCCTCGGCCTCCTCGGGGCGACGCTCGCGCTCGGCGTCGTCTTCCTCGGCGGGCAGGTGTACGAGTACTACGAGTTCGTCGCCGTGGAGGGCTTTGGCATCGGGTCGGGCTCGTTCGGGAGCGCGTTCTACGGCTTGACCGGCCTCCACGGCCTCCACGTCGCGCTGGGCGTCCTGCTGCTCGCCATCGCCTTTGGCCGCGCGCTCCGGGGCCACTACGCGCCCGAACGGGACACCGCTATCCGGACCACGTCGCTGTACTGGCACTTCGTCGACCTGGTGTGGGTGTTCCTCGTCGTCGTCCTGTACGTCGGCGCGGCGCTGTGA
- the panB gene encoding 3-methyl-2-oxobutanoate hydroxymethyltransferase → MPTVRDLQAMAGEEPITMLTAYDAVTASIVDDTGVDVILVGDSMGNAVLGHDDTLPVTLDEMASRVGAVARGADDALVVADMPFLSFGADEGESVRNCGRMLKEEGANAVKLESGPHTVDLTERLTDLGIPTMAHLGLTPQSVNQTGYTRQATDRAEAEEILDLAREHEAAGAFALVLEHVPANLAGQVTEAVDIPTIGIGAGGDCDGQVLVFTDVVGLSASSPPFAEQFGDVRGEVADAVDEYIDAVESGAFPAESHSHTEDELDDLY, encoded by the coding sequence ATGCCAACGGTCCGGGACCTGCAGGCGATGGCTGGCGAGGAGCCGATAACGATGCTGACGGCGTACGACGCTGTCACCGCGAGCATCGTCGACGACACCGGTGTCGACGTCATTCTCGTGGGCGACAGCATGGGCAACGCCGTCCTCGGCCACGACGACACGCTCCCGGTCACGCTCGACGAGATGGCCTCCCGGGTCGGCGCGGTGGCACGCGGCGCAGACGACGCCCTCGTCGTCGCCGACATGCCGTTCCTCTCTTTCGGCGCGGACGAGGGCGAGAGCGTCCGGAACTGCGGGCGGATGCTGAAAGAGGAGGGGGCGAACGCGGTCAAGCTCGAATCCGGCCCGCACACGGTCGACCTGACGGAGCGGCTGACGGACCTGGGCATCCCGACGATGGCCCACCTCGGGCTCACGCCCCAGAGCGTGAACCAGACCGGCTACACCAGACAGGCGACCGACCGCGCCGAGGCCGAGGAAATCCTCGACCTCGCCCGCGAGCACGAGGCCGCCGGCGCGTTCGCGCTGGTACTCGAACACGTCCCGGCGAACCTCGCCGGCCAGGTCACCGAGGCCGTCGACATCCCGACAATCGGCATCGGGGCCGGCGGCGACTGCGACGGCCAGGTGCTCGTGTTCACCGACGTGGTCGGCCTCTCGGCGTCCAGCCCGCCCTTCGCCGAGCAGTTCGGCGACGTCCGCGGCGAGGTCGCCGACGCCGTCGACGAGTACATCGACGCCGTCGAGTCCGGCGCGTTCCCGGCGGAGTCCCACAGCCACACCGAGGACGAACTCGACGACCTGTACTGA
- a CDS encoding HAD family hydrolase, with product MTHDAVIYDLDGTLVRLAVDWERVTSDVATVLRDRDVDPERRDLWEMLRLSSEVGHREAVEAAITDHERTGAHESERLPLADGLPHTVPVGICSLNAEAACRVALTVHDLDDYVGPVVGRDTVGSSKPDPEGLLAIAAELGVDPAAAVFVGDSESDATAARRAGMAFEWANEFDQSRYRA from the coding sequence GTGACTCACGACGCCGTCATCTACGACCTCGACGGGACGCTCGTCAGGCTGGCCGTCGACTGGGAGCGGGTGACCAGCGACGTTGCGACGGTCCTGCGGGACCGCGACGTCGACCCGGAGCGCCGCGACCTCTGGGAGATGTTGCGGCTGTCCTCGGAGGTCGGTCACCGCGAGGCCGTCGAAGCAGCGATTACCGACCACGAGCGGACCGGGGCACACGAGTCGGAGCGGCTCCCGCTGGCCGACGGCCTCCCCCACACCGTTCCCGTCGGCATCTGTTCGCTCAACGCCGAGGCGGCGTGTCGGGTGGCGCTGACGGTCCACGACCTCGACGACTACGTCGGGCCGGTCGTGGGCCGCGATACCGTCGGGTCGTCGAAGCCGGACCCGGAGGGGCTGCTGGCGATTGCCGCGGAACTCGGCGTCGACCCGGCCGCGGCGGTGTTCGTCGGCGACTCCGAGAGCGACGCGACGGCCGCCCGGCGGGCCGGGATGGCGTTCGAGTGGGCGAACGAGTTCGATCAGTCCCGGTACCGGGCGTAG
- a CDS encoding saccharopine dehydrogenase family protein, whose product MDDIRFAVLGTGGIGRRTLDVSRHKDGLTPVAACDRNGVAVDHDGLDVDELLEATEGNIASGPRDDGPDGDVATDGGAAAAKADGVKQHGEQDGVVASEQGEPTETPIDDVIAESDAIDAVLVALPNLEHDFIPRVAERFAEADYEGVLVDVLKRSRVIGMLDDREETLKESGITFVCGAGATPGFLTGAAALAAQSFVEVEEVEIWWGVGLKSGYEDNRGTVREDIAHLDGYDIETAREMSEDEIEALIDEHDGVLEFHDMEHADDVLLERAGICDAEDVHVGGVLDVRSDEKPTTTTVSVTGTTFDGERGTNTFQLDDATSMEANVNGPALGYLEAGVRNNRAGHYGVFGPADLMPGF is encoded by the coding sequence ATGGACGACATACGCTTTGCGGTGCTCGGAACGGGTGGCATCGGCCGACGAACGCTCGACGTGTCGCGACACAAGGACGGGCTCACGCCGGTCGCGGCGTGTGACCGCAACGGCGTGGCCGTCGACCACGACGGACTCGACGTGGACGAGTTGCTGGAAGCCACGGAAGGTAATATTGCGAGCGGGCCGCGAGACGACGGCCCCGACGGCGACGTTGCGACCGACGGCGGCGCGGCCGCCGCCAAAGCCGACGGCGTCAAACAGCACGGGGAACAGGACGGCGTCGTCGCCAGCGAACAGGGCGAACCCACGGAGACGCCCATCGACGACGTCATCGCGGAGAGCGACGCTATCGACGCCGTGCTCGTCGCGCTCCCGAACCTCGAACACGACTTCATCCCGCGCGTCGCCGAGCGGTTCGCCGAGGCGGACTACGAGGGCGTCCTCGTCGACGTGCTCAAACGCTCCCGCGTCATCGGGATGCTCGACGACCGCGAGGAGACACTGAAAGAGTCGGGCATCACGTTCGTCTGCGGGGCGGGCGCGACGCCTGGCTTCCTGACCGGCGCGGCCGCGCTGGCCGCCCAGTCGTTCGTCGAGGTCGAGGAGGTCGAAATCTGGTGGGGCGTCGGTCTCAAGTCCGGTTACGAGGACAACCGCGGGACCGTCCGCGAGGACATCGCTCACCTGGACGGCTACGACATCGAGACGGCCCGCGAGATGAGCGAAGACGAGATCGAAGCGCTGATCGACGAGCACGACGGCGTGCTGGAGTTCCACGACATGGAGCACGCCGACGACGTGTTGCTGGAGCGGGCGGGCATCTGCGACGCCGAGGACGTCCACGTCGGCGGCGTTCTCGACGTGCGCTCCGACGAGAAGCCGACGACCACGACGGTCAGCGTGACGGGGACGACCTTCGACGGAGAGCGGGGGACGAACACCTTCCAGCTCGACGACGCGACCAGCATGGAGGCGAACGTCAACGGCCCGGCGCTTGGCTACCTGGAGGCAGGCGTCCGCAACAACCGCGCGGGCCACTACGGCGTGTTCGGCCCCGCCGACCTCATGCCAGGGTTCTGA
- a CDS encoding DUF5822 domain-containing protein, whose amino-acid sequence MPTVEKTDPDGVDFGWVMQVTFVTTILVGSPLVVLASTAVTLPTWTARATFAVRVGALVWFLTAVCVYAYARYRD is encoded by the coding sequence GTGCCAACAGTCGAGAAGACGGACCCGGACGGCGTGGACTTCGGGTGGGTGATGCAGGTCACGTTCGTGACGACGATTCTCGTCGGGTCGCCGCTCGTCGTCCTCGCGTCGACCGCGGTCACGCTCCCGACCTGGACCGCGCGGGCGACGTTCGCGGTCCGCGTCGGCGCGCTCGTCTGGTTCCTGACGGCCGTCTGCGTCTACGCCTACGCCCGGTACCGGGACTGA
- the coxB gene encoding cytochrome c oxidase subunit II encodes MRLRRRLVRAALLVGGLVMLAAPVAAQSVNRAAIDELNAQLLYVALPLTLFVELTLVYAIYRFRDNDDPRPTVDDPALEVTWTAATGAILVFVGISAFVVMANPYITPAAAQASADGTDAFADDTEIDVLAYQWGWEFSYGEANVTTEERLVVPADENVTFRLRTTDVIHAIYIPRLGVKQDIFPGRTMTARTRATEPGEYRLYCAEMCGAGHSKMDATVVVKNQSAYDAWLANQTATAG; translated from the coding sequence ATGCGTCTCCGACGACGCCTCGTTCGCGCGGCTCTCCTCGTCGGCGGGCTCGTGATGCTGGCCGCGCCGGTCGCGGCGCAGTCGGTCAACAGGGCGGCCATCGACGAACTCAACGCCCAGCTCCTCTACGTCGCCCTCCCGCTGACGCTGTTCGTCGAACTCACGCTCGTGTACGCCATCTACCGGTTCCGGGACAACGACGACCCGCGGCCGACGGTCGACGACCCCGCCCTGGAGGTGACCTGGACGGCCGCGACCGGCGCGATACTCGTCTTCGTCGGCATCTCGGCGTTCGTGGTGATGGCGAACCCCTACATCACGCCCGCGGCGGCTCAGGCCTCGGCCGACGGGACCGACGCCTTCGCGGACGATACGGAGATAGACGTGCTCGCCTACCAGTGGGGCTGGGAGTTCTCCTACGGCGAGGCCAACGTCACGACGGAGGAGCGCCTCGTCGTCCCGGCCGACGAGAACGTCACCTTCAGGCTGCGGACGACGGACGTGATACACGCCATTTACATCCCCCGACTGGGCGTCAAACAGGACATCTTCCCCGGCCGGACGATGACGGCCCGAACCCGCGCGACCGAGCCCGGCGAGTACCGGCTGTACTGCGCCGAGATGTGCGGGGCCGGCCACAGCAAGATGGACGCCACCGTCGTCGTCAAGAACCAATCGGCCTACGACGCCTGGCTGGCGAACCAGACGGCCACGGCGGGCTGA